One genomic segment of Rivularia sp. PCC 7116 includes these proteins:
- a CDS encoding Uma2 family endonuclease produces MTQTLPKVLTETLITFEEFANLDTGDKRYELHSGILVEMAQPIGEHENVTGFFIRKLSARFENFDLPYFIAPKVLVKPLGKDSGFLPDVLVLDKRNLANEPLYRKESTVSQSASIPLVIEVVSTNWQDDYALKFDEYSDIGIPEYWIVDYLGIGGKEFIGSPKEATFTICELVNGQYVRTALKSGTIQSKAFPNLNLTVEQIFNAAAF; encoded by the coding sequence ATGACTCAAACGCTACCTAAAGTACTAACAGAAACACTAATAACATTTGAAGAATTTGCCAACTTAGACACGGGGGATAAAAGATATGAGTTACATTCGGGGATACTTGTAGAAATGGCTCAACCAATCGGAGAACATGAAAACGTTACAGGTTTTTTTATCAGAAAATTATCAGCCAGATTTGAAAACTTCGATTTACCCTACTTTATTGCTCCAAAAGTTTTAGTAAAACCATTAGGCAAAGATTCTGGCTTTTTACCCGATGTCTTGGTATTAGATAAACGTAATTTAGCCAACGAGCCATTATATAGAAAGGAATCAACCGTCTCTCAAAGTGCATCAATTCCTTTAGTAATAGAAGTGGTAAGCACAAACTGGCAAGACGATTACGCCCTAAAATTTGACGAATACAGCGATATTGGCATACCTGAGTACTGGATTGTTGATTATCTTGGAATAGGTGGTAAAGAGTTCATTGGTAGCCCAAAAGAAGCAACGTTTACAATTTGCGAATTAGTAAATGGTCAGTATGTCAGAACAGCATTAAAAAGTGGAACTATTCAATCAAAAGCATTTCCCAATCTAAATTTAACTGTTGAGCAAATTTTTAATGCTGCTGCATTTTAA
- a CDS encoding polyamine aminopropyltransferase — protein sequence MEANNFSEIGESTVKDSYSLTSTQHKLLLAAAAVSSGCGLAVELLLGTLASYLVGNQALAYGIAVGGFLAAMGVGSYLSQFIEPNGEGRLLQRKLLLTFVGVELAIAPLTALLPLGLFALFVMNGSIWLGLFLVTILLGILAGLEVPILTRVLEMQEGVREALAGVLALDYVGALFGSLGFPVLLLPMCGMFPTAFILGALPALMVFFIGRNFSHLKRWSYIGLILGVLLLTLAPATIPISNKLENNLYSAPIVKRVQSPYQRIVLTRKGKDARLFLNGDLQLSTIDEYRYHEGLVHPAMSATPDRKKVLVLGAGDGMAIREVLKWKEVEKVVLIELDPEVVKIASRHPQLRTVNDNSLQDSRVEVINADAFLSVPKLKEKFDVIIADFPDPDQKVIAKLYSEGFYRRLLGRLADEGVFVTQASSSFFAPKVISCIAATLGEVGLKVNPYTVTVPSFGPWGFVLASRQELNSEKLQLPVETRFLTESLLHNLFELPKDIQLGNVEINRLSHPVIVSYQMQARWLNY from the coding sequence ATGGAAGCAAATAATTTTTCTGAGATAGGGGAAAGTACTGTAAAGGATAGTTATTCTTTAACCAGTACTCAACATAAATTATTACTGGCTGCTGCGGCTGTTTCTTCTGGCTGCGGGCTGGCTGTTGAACTACTTTTAGGTACTTTAGCTAGCTATTTGGTAGGTAATCAAGCTCTTGCTTATGGTATTGCTGTCGGTGGTTTTTTGGCGGCTATGGGTGTTGGTTCTTACTTGAGCCAGTTTATTGAACCTAATGGTGAAGGTCGTTTGCTACAACGCAAACTGCTGTTAACTTTTGTGGGTGTAGAATTGGCGATCGCTCCATTAACAGCCTTGCTACCTCTGGGTTTGTTCGCTTTATTCGTGATGAATGGTTCGATTTGGCTGGGGTTATTTTTAGTCACGATTTTGCTGGGAATACTCGCCGGTTTAGAAGTACCAATTTTAACCAGAGTTCTGGAAATGCAGGAAGGAGTTCGAGAAGCTTTAGCTGGAGTGCTGGCGCTGGATTATGTGGGAGCGCTTTTCGGTTCGCTAGGTTTTCCAGTTCTTTTGCTACCGATGTGCGGCATGTTTCCTACTGCTTTTATATTAGGAGCATTACCGGCTTTGATGGTATTTTTTATCGGACGCAATTTTTCCCATTTAAAACGTTGGAGCTACATCGGTTTAATTTTGGGTGTACTGCTTTTAACTCTGGCACCTGCAACTATTCCCATCAGCAATAAATTAGAAAATAACTTATATTCAGCACCTATAGTTAAAAGAGTACAATCTCCTTATCAAAGAATTGTATTAACCCGTAAAGGTAAAGATGCCAGATTGTTTCTCAACGGCGATTTACAACTTTCCACGATAGATGAATACCGCTATCATGAAGGATTAGTGCATCCAGCCATGAGCGCAACACCTGATAGAAAAAAGGTTTTGGTATTAGGTGCTGGGGATGGCATGGCAATTAGAGAAGTACTTAAATGGAAAGAAGTTGAAAAAGTAGTACTAATCGAATTAGATCCAGAAGTTGTTAAAATAGCCAGCCGTCACCCACAATTAAGAACAGTTAACGATAATTCTTTGCAGGATTCTCGGGTAGAAGTAATCAACGCCGACGCATTTCTAAGCGTGCCCAAACTTAAAGAAAAATTCGACGTAATTATTGCAGACTTCCCCGATCCAGACCAAAAAGTGATCGCCAAACTGTACTCAGAAGGTTTTTACCGACGTTTATTAGGAAGACTTGCAGATGAAGGTGTTTTTGTAACGCAAGCATCGAGTTCATTTTTTGCTCCGAAAGTAATTAGTTGTATAGCCGCAACACTTGGAGAAGTCGGATTAAAAGTAAATCCTTATACAGTAACCGTTCCTAGTTTTGGTCCTTGGGGTTTTGTCTTGGCATCCCGTCAAGAATTAAACTCAGAAAAACTGCAACTCCCCGTAGAAACCCGCTTTTTAACAGAAAGCTTATTACATAATTTATTTGAACTACCAAAAGATATACAGTTAGGAAACGTAGAAATAAATCGACTTTCCCATCCCGTAATTGTTAGCTATCAAATGCAAGCGCGATGGTTGAATTATTAA